In a single window of the Hippocampus zosterae strain Florida chromosome 6, ASM2543408v3, whole genome shotgun sequence genome:
- the acaa2 gene encoding 3-ketoacyl-CoA thiolase, mitochondrial, which translates to MALLRGVFIVAAKRTPFGTYGGVLKEHSATDLAEHAAKAALGAGNVAPELIDSVIIGNVMQSSADAPYIARHVGLRCGVPIPVPALTVNRLCGSGFQSIINGAQEICVKDSEVVLCGGSESMSQAPYAVRNIRFGTKFGFDLKLEDTLWAGLTDLHIKIPMGITAENLAEKYKITREDCDNYAYQTQQRWKAAHEAGHFNAEIAPIDVKGKKGNVSMAQDEHPRPQTTMEQMAKLPTVFKKGGTVTAANASGVSDGAAAVVIASEDALGQHKLTPLARIVAYHVSGCDPSIMGIGPVPAIKEALKKAGLSLSDMDLVEVNEAFAPQYLAVSKSLGLDPEKSNVNGGAIAIGHPLGASGARITAHLVHELRRRGGKYAVGSACIGGGQGIAIVLEKC; encoded by the exons ATGGCACTGCTCAGAG GGGTATTCATTGTGGCTGCCAAGCGCACGCCATTCGGTACTTACGGCGGCGTCCTGAAGGAGCACAGTGCAACAGACCTGGCCGAGCATGCGGCCAAGGCTGCCCTGGGTGCAGGAAATGTGGCGCCCGAGCTCATAGATAGTGTCATCATCGGGAACGTCATGCAG AGCTCAGCGGACGCTCCCTACATTGCACGCCATGTTGGTCTGAGGTGCGGAGTTCCCATCCCAGTCCCCGCTCTCACTGTCAATAGGCTGTGTGGATCTGGTTTCCAGTCCATCATCAATGGGGCTCAG GAGATTTGTGTGAAGGACTCTGAGGTGGTATTGTGCGGTGGTTCCGAGAGCATGAGCCAGGCTCCGTATGCCGTACGCAATATCCGATTCGGTACAAAATTTGGATTTGATCTCAAg CTGGAGGACACCTTGTGGGCGGGGTTGACTGATCTACACATAAAAATCCCAATGGGCATCACAGCAGAAAACCTGGCGGAGAAGTACAAGATTACACGAGAGGATTGCGACAACTATGCATACCAGACACAGCAGAGGTGGAAAGCAG cTCACGAGGCTGGCCACTTCAATGCTGAAATCGCTCCGATTGATGTGAAAGGAAAGAAAGGCAACGTGTCCATGGCTCAGGATGAACACCCTCGTCCGCAGACCACAATGGAACAGATGGCCAAACTGCCTACCGTTTTCAAGAAGGGAGGCACTGTTACTGCTGCTAATGCTTCG GGTGTGTCAGACGGCGCTGCCGCAGTGGTGATTGCCAGCGAGGATGCGCTCGGTCAACACAAGCTCACTCCACTGGCCAGAATTGTGGCCTATCATGTGTCGGGCTGTGACCCGAGTATCATGGGAATTG GCCCAGTTCCAGCCATCAAAGAAGCTCTCAAAAAAGCAGGGCTGTCACTCAGTGACATGGACCTGGTTGAG GTGAATGAGGCCTTTGCTCCCCAGTACTTGGCTGTATCCAAGTCTCTCGGACTAGATCCAGAAAAAAGCAATGTTAACGGCGGTGCTATCGCCATCGGACATCCTCTCGGAGCTTCGGGGGCTCGCATCACTGCTCACCTGGTTCACGAGCTCAG GCGACGAGGCGGAAAGTACGCTGTCGGATCAGCTTGCATTGGAGGCGGTCAAGGAATCGCCATCGTCCTTGAAAAGTGCTGA
- the LOC127602469 gene encoding zinc finger protein OZF-like: MASYDNQIFRAQMDNERHRRQLDAAKTVRHVQDIQQLSGCQDDLSPQSQWASSHLERDSSQPPHIKEEEGEEADVRTLPLTGVSVKSEDQEEEEEDPYSIHMKKEDEDPEHFHVEGEELMDVSKLPVIVVSVKSDNDEGEPPEWSQLRHRSPSADHCGRPPPANLLSPLSDSDDIEEPLRGDADGEADDKESKCAEKETAPNKNTYHKRRRWYAHEKHLSCSICGKIFSQNRPMLRHMRTHTVEKPFSCSTCGKAFSLKEYMTSHMKKHTGEIPFRCTFCGKTFSQQKTLQSHTRTHTGEKPFCCSLCGKRFALKLNLVKHMRTHTGEKSFLCSTCGKTFSERHRLVAHLRTHTGEKPFSCSTCGKTFSQRHHMVSHMKTHTGEKPFRCAVCGTAFSRKVNLDIHMRTHTGEKPFRCLTCGKTFSVKATMVKHLRTHTGEKPFSCSECGKRFTQKVNMVIHMRSHTGEQPFS, from the exons ATGGCGTCGTATGACAACCAAATTTTTCGAGCACAGATGGACAACGAACGACACCGGCGTCAACTGGATGCTGCTAAAACAGTGCGACACGTCCAAG ACATCCAGCAGCTGAGTGGCTGTCAGGATGATCTCTCCCCTCAGTCTCAGTGGGCAAGCTCCCATTTGGAACGGGACAGTTCACAGCCCCCCCACATCAAGGAAGAAGAAGGTGAGGAGGCTGATGTCAGGACGTTGCCACTAACTGGTGTCTCTGTGAAGAGTGAAGaccaagaggaagaagaagaggatcCATATTCCATCCATATGAAAAAGGAAGACGAAGATCCAGAGCACTTCCACGTTGAGGGAGAGGAGCTGATGGATGTCAGCAAGTTGCCAGTGATTGTTGTCTCTGTGAAGAGTGACAATGATGAAGGCGAACCACCCGAATGGTCACAGCTTCGTCATCGCAGTCCAAGTGCAGACCACTGTGGACGACCACCGCCAGCTAACCTCTTATCTCCGCTGTCAGACAGCGACGACATTGAAGAACCTTTGAGGGGCGACGCTGACGGCGAAGCGGACGACAAGGAGTCAAAATGTGCAGAAAAGGAGACAGCTCCCAACAAGAACACTTATCACAAACGCAGGAGATGGTATGCacatgaaaaacatttgagCTGCTCGATTTGCGgtaaaatattttctcaaaataGACCCATGCTAAGacacatgagaacacacacagTAGAAAAACCCTTTAGTTGCTCAACTTGTGGTAAGGCATTCTCTCTCAAGGAATATATGACATCCCATATGAAAAAACACACGGGTGAAATCCCCTTTCGTTGCACATTTTGCGGTAAAACATTCTCTCAGCAGAAAACTTTGCAATCCCACACGAGgacgcacactggagagaaacccttTTGTTGTTCATTGTGTGGTAAAAGATTTGCTCTTAAGCTAAACTTAGTCAAACACATGAGGACACACACGGGCGAAAAATCCTTTCTTTGCTCAACATGTGGTAAAACCTTCTCCGAAAGGCATCGTCTGGTAGCACACTTgagaacgcacacgggagaaaaacccttCAGTTGCTCAACCTGCGGTAAGACCTTCTCTCAAAGGCATCATATGGTGTcacacatgaaaacacacactggggagaaacctttcCGTTGCGCAGTTTGCGGCACGGCATTCTCTCGGAAAGTCAATCTGGATATacacatgagaacacacacGGGGGAAAAACCTTTTCGTTGTTTAACCTGTGGTAAAACTTTCTCTGTCAAAGCAACTATGGTCAAACACCTGAGAACGCACACAGGAGAAAAACCCTTTAGTTGCTCTGAGTGTGGAAAAAGATTCACTCAAAAGGTAAACATGGTAATACACATGCGATCGCACACAGGAGAGCAACCATTCAGTTGA